Below is a window of Tistrella mobilis DNA.
AGAGAGGATCCGTCGGCCGCCAGCAGCACCGCGGCGGTCAGCCCCAGCACCACGAAGATCGGCATGCCGGCGCCGAGGAAGACGAAGAACAGTCCGAACAGCGCCTGGCTCACAGATGGCCTCCCCCGTCGAGCACGTCCTGTCCGGCGATGCTGCCGGTGATGAGGCCGACGAAGCGGGCGAGATAGCGCAGCGCCATCAGCGCCGCCCCCACCGGCAGGGCCAGGTAGTAGATCCACATCGGGAACTGCAGTTCGCTGAGGCTGGTCTCGCCGATATCCCAGGCGTCGAACACGATCCGGCCGCCGAACCAGACCAGCAGGCCGCACAGGACCAGTGCCGCCAGCGTGTTGAAGCCCTCCACCACCCGCTGCATCCGCGGCGGCAGCAGGCGCAGCACCAGATCGGCACGGACATGGGCATTGCTCGCCACCAGCCCGCTGAAGCTCAGGCACGAGGCCCAGATGATCAGGTAGATGACCACCTCGTCGATCCAGTGGGTCGAGGCGGGCGGGTAGAGATAGCGGCTGAGCAGCTGCCAGGTCGCAAGCAGCATCGCGATGGTCGCGACGAGCCCGACCAGCTCGTGTTCCACGAGCTTCAGAACGCGGTTCAAGGGCGCCTCCGGGCTGACGGTCGTCTCTCGGTGCGGGTGCGGGGGCGAGAGGCGGGGGTCAGTCGGGCGGCAGGGTGTCCTGGACGATCTTCACGAAATCGGCCGGGATGCCGATCGATTTCGCGATCTCGTCCTGCGCCTGCATCATCTGCCGGCGGATGTCGGCGCGTTCTTCAGGGGTGGGGGTGATGAAGATCACGCCCTGGCGCTTCGCCTCTTCCCCCGCCTCTTCCTGGGCGGCAAGGGCGGCGGCGCGTTCCTCGGTCGCGACCTCGTCCCACAGCCGGGTCATCAGCTGCTGCTGATCCGGGGTCAGCGTCTTCCAGAAGCCGCCGGCCACCATCGGGATGTACTGGCCGAAGGTCTGATAGTCCTCGAAGACGTATTTGAGGCCGGATTCCCAAAGCTTGGCGCTCTTCACGCTTTCATTGGTGGTGATCAGCCCGTCGAAATTGCCGCGCGACATCGCCAGCGGCACATCGGGCCAGGGCACCAGAACCGGGGTGGCGCCCAGATATTCCAGCCGGGCCGACAGCCCGGCACCGCCGGGGAAGCGGATCTTGGCCCCCTTCATGTCGGCATAGGTCCCGACCTTGCGGCTGGCGAAATAGGTATGGCTGGCGCCCAGGTCGAACCACTTGCCCAGCACCTTGACGTCCAGCTT
It encodes the following:
- a CDS encoding TRAP transporter small permease gives rise to the protein MNRVLKLVEHELVGLVATIAMLLATWQLLSRYLYPPASTHWIDEVVIYLIIWASCLSFSGLVASNAHVRADLVLRLLPPRMQRVVEGFNTLAALVLCGLLVWFGGRIVFDAWDIGETSLSELQFPMWIYYLALPVGAALMALRYLARFVGLITGSIAGQDVLDGGGHL
- the dctP gene encoding TRAP transporter substrate-binding protein DctP; this translates as MTFSRWGAAGAGAVLAWTVAMGAAYAADTVDFRISLDTSPTHVRTVWVQEFAERLKEQSGSTLNATVYHSGQLFKDVNVAKALRQGSVEMAVPGSWVLGGFERRFDTATLPMLYGRGPDDYHAISDGEPGRLIAEGLEEKLDVKVLGKWFDLGASHTYFASRKVGTYADMKGAKIRFPGGAGLSARLEYLGATPVLVPWPDVPLAMSRGNFDGLITTNESVKSAKLWESGLKYVFEDYQTFGQYIPMVAGGFWKTLTPDQQQLMTRLWDEVATEERAAALAAQEEAGEEAKRQGVIFITPTPEERADIRRQMMQAQDEIAKSIGIPADFVKIVQDTLPPD